From a single Apium graveolens cultivar Ventura chromosome 2, ASM990537v1, whole genome shotgun sequence genomic region:
- the LOC141693533 gene encoding F-box/kelch-repeat protein At3g06240-like → MSKKPAKSAIYIPEELVTEILVRLPVKTLLICKSVCKTWFAIISNPCFTKSQLHLALINPTILGIKKWDKKSVEARLKEELVLDNPDSSSIRINSHFMPRLFSHTRFVSSYNGIICLKSIPGRAPGVYLWNPSVGQYKELPSIRLGPYSYSKERFGYDFISNDYKVVRILYLKPADVFLVVHVYSNNANSWREFKNPILKKLESNDRSHSIVVNGVLYLGNEDELITFDLHQEVLGLVSLPSFDKKTEEVSIVLPLARVMLVVVVAPEIGHKGNY, encoded by the exons ATGTCGAAGAAGCCTGCGAAATCTGCGATTTATATACCGGAAGAGCTTGTTACTGAAATACTTGTACGACTTCCGGTGAAAACATTACTCATATGCAAGTCTGTCTGCAAGACATGGTTTGCCATAATCTCGAACCCATGTTTTACTAAGTCTCAACTCCACCTTGCCCTCATAAATCCCACAATTCTCGGTATAAAAAAATGGGATAAAAAATCTGTTGAGGCCAGACTGAAAGAAGAATTGGTACTAGATAACCCTGATTCTTCCTCCATTCGCATCAACAGTCATTTTATGCCTCGTTTGTTCAGCCATACCCGATTTGTTAGTTCTTACAATGGTATTATCTGTCTAAAGAGTATTCCTGGGCGTGCTCCTGGTGTTTATCTCTGGAATCCATCCGTTGGCCAGTATAAGGAACTTCCTTCTATCCGGTTAGGCCCATATAGTTATAGTAAGGAAAGGTTTGGTTACGACTTCATATCCAATGATTACAAGGTGGTTAGGATCTTGTATCTGAAGCCGGCTGATGTTTTTCTTGTAGTCCACGTGTATTCAAACAATGCTAATTCTTGGAGAGAATTTAAGAATCCTATTCTGAAAAAACTAGAATCTAATGATAGATCACACAGTATTGTTGTTAATGGGGTACTGTATCTTGGTAATGAGGATGAGCTAATCACATTTGATTTACACCAAGAGGTTTTGGGACTAGTTTCACTCCCTAGTTTTGATAAAAAAACAGAGGAG GTTTCTATTGTCTTGCCTCTTGCGAGAGTAATGTTGGTGGTAGTAGTTGCTCCAGAGATTGGTCATAAAGGAAACTATTAA